From Ancylobacter pratisalsi, one genomic window encodes:
- a CDS encoding AI-2E family transporter, protein MAWHKQVMFWLTMLGLFIAAAWLLSSVLLPFVAGLALSYFLNPVTTRLEKWGINRLAASLVTIAMTLLLAIMLALLVVPIFGSQLAAFIQRLPDYIVRLQNMLTGDGDQAAWLREFVGDRMPSIQQGLNELVSQGASYILTLIQGLWTGGQALISVFSLLVITPVVAFYILNDWNHMVEKVDSWLPLHNRDVIRGLASQMDRAIAGFVRGQSLVCLILGSYYAIGLTMSGLNFGFVIGFASGIITFIPYVGSLTGLVLAGGVAIVQFFPDYTMIAVVIGIFVFGQFIEGYILSPKLVGDSVGLHPVWLMFALLAFGYLLGFLGLLLAVPLAAAAGVIVRFAISRYLESPLYTGEDEEEAQAHAGGPPRPGGPGSRPLAPASARRMQAP, encoded by the coding sequence ATGGCGTGGCACAAGCAGGTGATGTTCTGGCTGACGATGCTGGGTTTGTTCATCGCCGCCGCCTGGCTGCTGAGCAGCGTTCTGCTGCCCTTCGTCGCCGGCCTCGCGCTCTCCTATTTCCTCAATCCCGTGACGACGCGGCTGGAGAAATGGGGCATCAACCGGCTGGCCGCCTCGCTGGTGACGATCGCGATGACGCTTCTGCTCGCCATCATGCTGGCGCTGCTGGTGGTGCCGATCTTCGGCTCCCAGCTCGCCGCCTTCATCCAGCGGCTGCCCGACTACATCGTGCGGCTGCAGAACATGCTGACCGGCGACGGCGACCAGGCAGCCTGGCTGCGCGAATTCGTCGGCGACCGCATGCCGAGCATCCAGCAGGGGCTGAATGAACTGGTCTCGCAGGGCGCGTCCTACATTCTGACGCTGATCCAGGGGCTGTGGACCGGCGGGCAGGCGCTGATCTCGGTGTTCTCGCTGCTGGTCATCACGCCGGTGGTCGCGTTTTACATTCTCAACGACTGGAACCACATGGTGGAGAAGGTCGATTCGTGGCTGCCGCTGCACAACCGCGATGTGATCCGCGGCCTCGCCAGCCAGATGGACCGCGCCATCGCCGGCTTCGTGCGCGGGCAGTCGCTCGTGTGCCTGATCCTCGGCAGCTACTACGCCATCGGCCTCACCATGAGCGGGCTGAATTTCGGCTTCGTCATCGGCTTCGCGTCGGGGATCATCACCTTCATCCCCTATGTCGGCTCGCTCACCGGGCTGGTGCTGGCTGGCGGCGTCGCCATCGTGCAGTTCTTCCCCGACTACACGATGATCGCCGTCGTGATCGGCATCTTCGTCTTTGGCCAGTTCATCGAGGGCTACATCCTCTCGCCCAAGCTGGTGGGCGACAGCGTGGGGCTGCATCCGGTGTGGCTGATGTTCGCCCTGCTGGCCTTCGGCTATCTGCTCGGCTTCCTCGGCCTGCTGCTGGCGGTGCCGCTGGCCGCCGCCGCCGGTGTGATCGTGCGCTTCGCGATCTCGCGCTATCTAGAAAGTCCGCTCTATACCGGCGAGGACGAGGAGGAAGCGCAGGCCCATGCGGGAGGCCCCCCACGACCCGGCGGCCCCGGCAGCCGCCCGCTCGCCCCCGCATCGGCACGGCGCATGCAGGCACCTTGA
- a CDS encoding chromosomal replication initiator DnaA produces the protein MASRQIPLDLPHVESRERADFLSGTANEAALSLIDAWPDWPARAIAVVGPPGSGKSHLAALFAERSGAATVTASALDLADLPGLVARGAVVVEDLGNAPIPEGALFHLLNLATEHRVCVLVTSRQVPATLAEALATRDLVSRLRAMPAVTLGRPDDALLAAVAVKLFADRQITPDEALLSFLLTRVDRSIGAIRDVVGELDREALARKRPLTRALASELLRGRTEAQDGDDDTLSDRSATT, from the coding sequence ATGGCCTCACGTCAGATTCCCCTCGACCTGCCTCATGTCGAGAGCCGGGAGCGGGCTGATTTCCTTTCTGGCACCGCCAATGAGGCGGCGCTCTCGCTGATCGACGCCTGGCCGGACTGGCCCGCGCGGGCGATCGCGGTGGTCGGGCCTCCGGGCTCGGGCAAGTCGCACCTGGCCGCGCTGTTCGCCGAACGCAGCGGCGCCGCGACCGTGACCGCCTCGGCGCTCGACCTGGCGGACCTGCCCGGACTGGTGGCACGCGGCGCGGTCGTGGTGGAGGACCTCGGCAACGCCCCCATTCCTGAGGGGGCACTGTTTCACCTGCTTAATCTGGCGACCGAACACCGCGTCTGCGTGCTGGTGACGTCGCGACAGGTGCCGGCGACACTGGCGGAGGCGCTTGCCACACGCGACCTTGTCTCGCGGCTGCGTGCGATGCCGGCGGTGACGCTCGGCAGGCCCGACGACGCCCTGCTGGCGGCCGTGGCGGTCAAGCTGTTCGCCGACCGCCAGATCACGCCCGACGAGGCGCTGCTGAGCTTTCTTCTGACCCGCGTCGATCGCTCCATCGGCGCGATACGCGATGTGGTGGGCGAGCTCGACCGGGAGGCGCTGGCGCGCAAGCGCCCCTTGACACGCGCCCTCGCTTCCGAGTTGCTCCGGGGCCGCACAGAGGCGCAGGATGGCGATGACGACACGCTTTCCGATCGCTCTGCAACAACTTGA